In Panicum virgatum strain AP13 chromosome 4N, P.virgatum_v5, whole genome shotgun sequence, a single window of DNA contains:
- the LOC120670100 gene encoding cyclic nucleotide-gated ion channel 1-like isoform X2, giving the protein MMMGKEDRYVRFQDWRSEQSVSSENIVVPRRNDVSVFDSLKERTARVFAFLGNLLHSETSNRSMVNERKSATGTLHPQGPFLQKWNRIFVISCIFAVSVDPLFLYIPVISDEKPCWYLDRKLEKAASVLRFFTDIFYILHIIFQFRTGFLASSPTTFGRGVLIEDRYAITKRYLSTYFFIDVFAILPIPQVLGAIWYLLSIQRQDSCWRHQCRNNTTCAADAASLYCGAVHKNETYAFLNTVCLLGVPTNNLPDPVFGIYAPAIKNISQSRSFFTKLFYCVWWGLQNLSSLGQNLKTSTYAWENLFAVFVSISGLVLFALLIGNVQTYLQSASLRIEETRMKSRDTDQWMSYRHLPENLKERIRRYEQYRWQETSGVDEEQLLMNLPKDLRRDIKRHLCLSLLMRVPMFENMDEQLLDALCDRLKPILYTEDSCIIREGDPVTEMLFIMRGNLMSMTTNGGRTGFFNSDVLKGGDFCGEELLTWALDPTSTSSLPSSTRTVKTISEVEAFALRAEDLRFVATQFRRLHSKQLQHTFRFYSQQWRTWAACFIQAAWHRYCRKKIEDSLRLKEKRLQFAIVNEGSTSLSFMAALYASRFAGNMIRILRRNATRKARLQERVPARLLQKPAEPNFSVEEQ; this is encoded by the exons ATGATGATGGGAAAAGAGGACAGATATGTGAG ATTTCAGGACTGGAGATCAGAGCAGTCTGTTAGCTCAGAGAACATAGTTGTTCCTCGTAGAAATGATGTTTCAGTTTTCGATTCACTTAAAGAAAGAACTGCCAGAGTTTTTGCATTCCTTGGAAACCTTTTGCACTCAGAAACCTCAAATAGATCAATGGTGAACGAAAGAAAGTCTGCAACAGGAACTCTTCATCCCCAAGGGCCATTTCTACAAAAATGGAATAGGATATTTGTGATATCATGTATATTTGCAGTTTCAGTGGACCCATTGTTCTTATATATCCCAGTTATCAGTGATGAAAAACCTTGCTGGTACTTGGATAGAAAGTTGGAAAAGGCAGCAAGTGTCCTGCGTTTTTTCACAGATATTTTCTACATACTCCATATCATATTTCAGTTCCGGACAGGCTTCCTTGCATCATCTCCTACAACTTTTGGTCGGGGTGTCTTGATTGAAGATAGATATGCAATAACCAAGCGATACTTAtcaacatatttttttattgatGTCTTCGCTATTCTACCCATCCCTCAG GTCCTTGGAGCAATTTGGTACTTACTTTCTATCCAACGCCAAGATTCCTGCTGGAGACATCAGTGTAGAAACAATACAACATGTGCTGCAGATGCTGCATCTTTATACTGTGGGGCTGTTCATAAGAATGAGACCTATGCTTTTTTAAATACTGTTTGCTTATTAGGTGTCCCGACAAACAATCTTCCAGATCCAGTCTTTGGAATTTATGCGCCAGCTATAAAAAATATATCACAATCAAGAAGTTTCTTTACAAAATTGTTCTACTGTGTTTGGTGGGGTCTGCAAAATCTCAG TTCTCTTGGCCAAAACCTGAAAACAAGCACTTATGCATGGGAGAATTTATTTGCAGTTTTTGTCTCAATATCAGGTTTAGTTCTGTTTGCGCTGCTTATTGGTAATGTGCAG ACCTATTTGCAATCAGCTTCTCTGAGAATAGAGGAAACAAGAATGAAAAGCCGCGATACAGATCAGTGGATGTCATATCGACATCTTcctgagaatctcaaagaaagaATACGACGTTATGAACAGTACAGATGGCAAGAAACAAGTGGTGTTGATGAAGAACAACTCCTTATGAACCTCCCCAAAGATCTTAGGAGGGACATAAAACGACATCTTTGTTTATCACTTCTCATGAGG GTTCCAATGTTTGAAAATATGGACGAACAGCTCTTGGATGCCTTGTGTGACCGCCTAAAGCCCATTCTATACACAGAAGATAGCTGCATCATTCGTGAAGGGGATCCAGTAACCGAAATGCTCTTCATCATGCGAGGAAATCTAATGAGCATGACGACAAACGGTGGAAGAACTGGCTTCTTCAACTCCGATGTTCTGAAAGGTGGAGATTTCTGTGGCGAGGAGCTCCTCACCTGGGCTCTTGACCCCACATCAACATCAAGCCTCCCCAGCTCAACAAGGACGGTGAAAACTATATCCGAAGTCGAAGCTTTTGCTTTGAGGGCTGAAGACTTGAGGTTTGTGGCCACCCAGTTCAGACGACTCCACAGCAAGCAGCTCCAGCACACTTTCAGGTTCTACTCGCAGCAGTGGAGAACCTGGGCTGCCTGTTTCATCCAAGCAGCCTGGCACCGGTACTGCAGGAAGAAGATTGAAGATTCCTTGCGCTTGAAGGAGAAGAGGCTGCAGTTTGCGATTGTGAATGAAGGCTCCACCTCTCTCAGCTTCATGGCAGCACTATATGCTTCACGTTTCGCTGGAAACATGATAAGGATCCTGAGGAGAAACGCCACTCGCAAGGCGCGCCTCCAGGAACGAGTGCCTGCAAGGCTGCTGCAGAAGCCAGCGGAACCCAACTTCTCCGTAGAAGAGCAGTAG
- the LOC120670100 gene encoding cyclic nucleotide-gated ion channel 1-like isoform X1, translated as MMMGKEDRYVRFQDWRSEQSVSSENIVVPRRNDVSVFDSLKERTARVFAFLGNLLHSETSNRSMVNERKSATGTLHPQGPFLQKWNRIFVISCIFAVSVDPLFLYIPVISDEKPCWYLDRKLEKAASVLRFFTDIFYILHIIFQFRTGFLASSPTTFGRGVLIEDRYAITKRYLSTYFFIDVFAILPIPQVIILVVLPNLQDSDVMKAKNVLMIIIICQYVPRLIRIRPLYLQITRSAGVITETARAGAAFNLLLYMLASHVLGAIWYLLSIQRQDSCWRHQCRNNTTCAADAASLYCGAVHKNETYAFLNTVCLLGVPTNNLPDPVFGIYAPAIKNISQSRSFFTKLFYCVWWGLQNLSSLGQNLKTSTYAWENLFAVFVSISGLVLFALLIGNVQTYLQSASLRIEETRMKSRDTDQWMSYRHLPENLKERIRRYEQYRWQETSGVDEEQLLMNLPKDLRRDIKRHLCLSLLMRVPMFENMDEQLLDALCDRLKPILYTEDSCIIREGDPVTEMLFIMRGNLMSMTTNGGRTGFFNSDVLKGGDFCGEELLTWALDPTSTSSLPSSTRTVKTISEVEAFALRAEDLRFVATQFRRLHSKQLQHTFRFYSQQWRTWAACFIQAAWHRYCRKKIEDSLRLKEKRLQFAIVNEGSTSLSFMAALYASRFAGNMIRILRRNATRKARLQERVPARLLQKPAEPNFSVEEQ; from the exons ATGATGATGGGAAAAGAGGACAGATATGTGAG ATTTCAGGACTGGAGATCAGAGCAGTCTGTTAGCTCAGAGAACATAGTTGTTCCTCGTAGAAATGATGTTTCAGTTTTCGATTCACTTAAAGAAAGAACTGCCAGAGTTTTTGCATTCCTTGGAAACCTTTTGCACTCAGAAACCTCAAATAGATCAATGGTGAACGAAAGAAAGTCTGCAACAGGAACTCTTCATCCCCAAGGGCCATTTCTACAAAAATGGAATAGGATATTTGTGATATCATGTATATTTGCAGTTTCAGTGGACCCATTGTTCTTATATATCCCAGTTATCAGTGATGAAAAACCTTGCTGGTACTTGGATAGAAAGTTGGAAAAGGCAGCAAGTGTCCTGCGTTTTTTCACAGATATTTTCTACATACTCCATATCATATTTCAGTTCCGGACAGGCTTCCTTGCATCATCTCCTACAACTTTTGGTCGGGGTGTCTTGATTGAAGATAGATATGCAATAACCAAGCGATACTTAtcaacatatttttttattgatGTCTTCGCTATTCTACCCATCCCTCAG GTGATTATTTTGGTTGTGTTACCTAATCTTCAAGACTCAGACGTTATGAAAGCTAAAAATGTCTTGATGATTATAATTATATGCCAATATGTGCCTCGACTAATCCGAATAAGACCACTATATCTACAAATCACAAGGTCTGCTGGGGTTATTACAGAGACAGCACGGGCTGGTGCTGCTTTCAATCTTTTACTTTACATGCTTGCCAGTCAT GTCCTTGGAGCAATTTGGTACTTACTTTCTATCCAACGCCAAGATTCCTGCTGGAGACATCAGTGTAGAAACAATACAACATGTGCTGCAGATGCTGCATCTTTATACTGTGGGGCTGTTCATAAGAATGAGACCTATGCTTTTTTAAATACTGTTTGCTTATTAGGTGTCCCGACAAACAATCTTCCAGATCCAGTCTTTGGAATTTATGCGCCAGCTATAAAAAATATATCACAATCAAGAAGTTTCTTTACAAAATTGTTCTACTGTGTTTGGTGGGGTCTGCAAAATCTCAG TTCTCTTGGCCAAAACCTGAAAACAAGCACTTATGCATGGGAGAATTTATTTGCAGTTTTTGTCTCAATATCAGGTTTAGTTCTGTTTGCGCTGCTTATTGGTAATGTGCAG ACCTATTTGCAATCAGCTTCTCTGAGAATAGAGGAAACAAGAATGAAAAGCCGCGATACAGATCAGTGGATGTCATATCGACATCTTcctgagaatctcaaagaaagaATACGACGTTATGAACAGTACAGATGGCAAGAAACAAGTGGTGTTGATGAAGAACAACTCCTTATGAACCTCCCCAAAGATCTTAGGAGGGACATAAAACGACATCTTTGTTTATCACTTCTCATGAGG GTTCCAATGTTTGAAAATATGGACGAACAGCTCTTGGATGCCTTGTGTGACCGCCTAAAGCCCATTCTATACACAGAAGATAGCTGCATCATTCGTGAAGGGGATCCAGTAACCGAAATGCTCTTCATCATGCGAGGAAATCTAATGAGCATGACGACAAACGGTGGAAGAACTGGCTTCTTCAACTCCGATGTTCTGAAAGGTGGAGATTTCTGTGGCGAGGAGCTCCTCACCTGGGCTCTTGACCCCACATCAACATCAAGCCTCCCCAGCTCAACAAGGACGGTGAAAACTATATCCGAAGTCGAAGCTTTTGCTTTGAGGGCTGAAGACTTGAGGTTTGTGGCCACCCAGTTCAGACGACTCCACAGCAAGCAGCTCCAGCACACTTTCAGGTTCTACTCGCAGCAGTGGAGAACCTGGGCTGCCTGTTTCATCCAAGCAGCCTGGCACCGGTACTGCAGGAAGAAGATTGAAGATTCCTTGCGCTTGAAGGAGAAGAGGCTGCAGTTTGCGATTGTGAATGAAGGCTCCACCTCTCTCAGCTTCATGGCAGCACTATATGCTTCACGTTTCGCTGGAAACATGATAAGGATCCTGAGGAGAAACGCCACTCGCAAGGCGCGCCTCCAGGAACGAGTGCCTGCAAGGCTGCTGCAGAAGCCAGCGGAACCCAACTTCTCCGTAGAAGAGCAGTAG
- the LOC120670099 gene encoding pentatricopeptide repeat-containing protein At3g57430, chloroplastic-like gives MAATPLPVASPPPPPPPHPPTAATIRSLTAAGDHAAALRALSSLSAASPSAPLDRFALPPAAKSAAALRSLPAVRAIHAAALRRRLLDGPTPAVANALLTAYARCGDLPAALALFAAMPGRDAVTFNSLIAALCLFRRWLPALDALRDMVLESHPLTSFTLVSVLLACSHLAGNPRLGREAHAFALKSGLLDGDERFAFNALLSMYARLGLVDDAQRLFGSVGAADAPGGGLVTWNTMVSLLVQSGRCPEAVDVLYDMVARGVRPDGVTFASALPACSQLELLSLGKEMHAYVLKDADLAANSFVASALVDMYASHERVDAARRVFDMVPSGDRQLGLWNAMICGYAQAGKDEDALELFARTEAEAGVVPSETTMAGVLPACARSEAFAGKEAVHGYVVKRDMAENRFVQNALMDMYARLGDMDAARRIFAAIEPRDVVSWNTLITGCVVQGHISDAFQLVREMQQQGRYTDAAATEDGIAGADEEPVMPNNITLMTLLPGCAMLAAPARGKEIHGYAVRHAWDSDVAVGSALVDMYAKGGCLALSRAVFDRLPRRNVITWNVLIMAYGMHGLGAQAIVLFDRMVASDEAKPNEVTFIAVLAACSHSGMVDRGLELFHSMKRDHGVEPTPDLHACAVDILGRAGRLDEAYSIISSMEPGEQQVSAWSSFLGACRLHRNVQLGEIAAERLFELEPDEASHYVLLCNIYSAAGLWEKSSEVRGRMRQRGVSKEPGCSWIEVDGAIHRFMAGESAHPESALVHAHMDALWERMRGQGYTPDTSCVLHDIEEGEKAAILRYHSEKLAIAFGLLRTPPGAAIRVAKNLRVCNDCHEAAKFISKMVGREIVLRDVRRFHHFVDGACSCGDYW, from the coding sequence atggccgccactcCGCTCCCCGTCGcctccccgcctcctcctcccccgccgcacccgcccaccgccgccaccatccgctccctcaccgccgcgggcgaccacgccgccgccctccgcgcgcTCTCCTCCCTGTCGGCGGCCTCGCCCTCCGCGCCGCTCGACCGCTTCGCGCTCCCGCCCGCCGCCAagtccgccgccgcgctccgctcCCTCCCGGCCGTCCGCGccatccacgccgccgcgctgcgccgccgcctcctcgacggCCCCACACCGGCCGTCGCCAACGCGCTCCTCACCGCGTACGCCCGGTGCGGCGACCtccccgccgcgctcgcgctctTCGCCGCGATGCCCGGCCGCGACGCCGTCACCTTCAACTCTCTCATCGCCGCGCTCTGCCTCTTCCGCCGCTGGCTCCCGGCGCTCGACGCGCTCCGCGACATGGTCCTGGAGAGCCACCCGCTCACCTCGTTCACGCTCGTCAGCGTCCTCCTCGCGTGCTCCCACCTCGCCGGGAACCCGCGCCTCGGCCGCGAGGCGCACGCGTTCGCTCTCAAGAGCGGCCTCCTGGACGGCGACGAACGGTTCGCGTTCAACGCGCTGCTGTCCATGTACGCGCGCCTCGGCCTGGTCGACGACGCGCAGCGGCTCTTCGGCtccgtcggcgccgccgacgcgccgggcggcggcctcGTCACGTGGAACACCATGGTCAGCCTGCTGGTGCAGAGTGGCCGCTGTCCCGAGGCCGTCGACGTGCTCTACGACATGGTCGCGCGCGGCGTGCGGCCCGACGGCGTCACGTTCGCGAGCGCGCTCCCGGCGTGTTCGCAGCTGGAGTTACTCTCCCTCGGCAAGGAGATGCATGCTTACGTCCTCAAGGACGCCGACCTCGCTGCCAACTCGTTCGTCGCCAGCGCGCTCGTGGACATGTACGCGAGCCACGAGCGGGTGGACGCGGCCAGGCGGGTGTTCGACATGGTCCCGAGCGGCGACCGCCAGCTCGGGCTCTGGAACGCCATGATCTGCGGATATGCACAGGCCGGCAAGGACGAGGACGCGCTGGAGCTATTCGCTCGGACGGAGGCCGAAGCCGGCGTCGTACCCAGCGAGACCACCATGGCGGGCGTGCTGCCCGCGTGCGCACGCTCAGAGGCCTTCGCCGGCAAGGAGGCAGTGCACGGGTACGTCGTGAAGCGCGACATGGCAGAAAACCGGTTCGTGCAGAACGCGCTCATGGACATGTACGCGCGCCTCGGTGACATGGACGCCGCGCGGCGGATCTTTGCCGCGATCGAGCCCCGCGACGTGGTCTCTTGGAACACCCTCATCACCGGCTGCGTCGTGCAGGGACACATCAGCGACGCGTTCCAGCTGGTCCGGGAGATGCAGCAGCAAGGGAGATACACTGATGCGGCGGCAACGGAAGACGGCATCGCCGGAGCAGACGAAGAGCCGGTGATGCCCAACAACATCACACTCATGACCCTGCTCCCTGGCTGCGCGATGCTCGCGGCGCCAGCAAGGGGGAAGGAGATCCACGGCTACGCGGTGCGTCACGCCTGGGACTCGGACGTCGCCGTCGGCAGCGCGCTGGTGGACATGTACGCCAAGGGCGGCTGCCTGGCGCTGTCCAGGGCCGTGTTCGACCGGCTCCCAAGAAGGAACGTCATCACCTGGAACGTTCTCATCATGGCCTACGGCATGCACGGGCTCGGCGCCCAGGCCATCGTGCTGTTCGACCGAATGGTGGCGAGCGATGAGGCCAAGCCTAACGAGGTCACCTTCATCGCCGTGCTAGCAGCCTGCAGCCACTCCGGCATGGTGGACCGCGGCCTGGAGCTGTTCCATAGCATGAAGAGGGACCACGGTGTCGAGCCAACGCCGGACCTTCACGCCTGCGCCGTTGACATTCTCGGTCGGGCTGGCAGGCTGGACGAGGCCTACAGCATCATCAGCTCAATGGAGCCAGGAGAGCAGCAGGTGTCCGCGTGGAGCAGCTTCCTGGGAGCGTGCCGGCTGCACCGGAACGTCCAGCTCGGCGAGATCGCCGCCGAGCGGCTGTTCGAGCTGGAGCCCGACGAGGCGAGCCACTACGTGCTGCTGTGCAACATCTACTCCGCGGCCGGCCTATGGGAGAAGTCATCGGAGGTGAGGGGCCGGATGCGGCAGAGGGGCGTCAGCAAGGAACCCGGCTGCAGCTGGATCGAGGTCGACGGCGCGATCCACAGGTTCATGGCGGGCGAGTCCGCGCACCCGGAGAGCGCGCTGGTGCACGCGCACATGGACGCGCTCTGGGAGCGGATGCGGGGCCAGGGGTACACGCCGGACACCTCGTGCGTGCTGCACGACATCGAGGAGGGCGAGAAGGCGGCGATCCTACGGTACCACAGCGAGAAGCTCGCCAtcgccttcgggctgctgcggacgccgccgggcgccgccatCAGGGTGGCCAAGAACCTGAGGGTGTGCAACGACTGCCACGAGGCGGCCAAGTTCATCTCCAAGATGGTCGGGAGGGAGATCGTGCTGAGGGATGTGAGGAGGTTCCACCATTTCGTGGACGGCGCCTGCTCGTGCGGGGACTATTGGTAG